The proteins below come from a single Agrobacterium vitis genomic window:
- the fdhF gene encoding formate dehydrogenase subunit alpha, translating to MSLIHEIDYGTPASLSTETVTLTIDGREVTVAAGTSIMRASMEAGIQVPKLCATDMVDAFGSCRLCLVEVEGRNGTPASCTTPCAPGIVVHTQTERLKAIRKGVMELYISDHPLDCLTCAANGDCELQDMAGAVGLRDVRYGYEGDNHVKTRAGDGLNARYMPKDESNPYFTYDPSKCIVCSRCVRACEEVQGTFALTIEGRGFDSRVSPGAHEAFLESECVSCGACVQACPTATLTEKSVIAIGQPEHSLVTTCAYCGVGCSFKAEMRGEELVRMVPWKDGKANRGHSCVKGRFAYGYASHKDRILNPMVREKITDPWREVSWEEAFAHVASEFKRLQYQYGRDSIGGITSSRCTNEETYLVQKLIRAGFGNNNVDTCARVCHSPTGYGLGQAFGTSAGTQDFDSVEHSDVVLVIGANPTDGHPVFGSRLKKRLRKGAKLIVIDPRRIDLVKTPHVEAAFHLPLKPGTNVAVLTALAHVIVTEGLANEAFIRERCDWSEFEDWAAFVAEPQHSPEATEAFTGVPAAHLRGAARLYATGGNGAIYYGLGVTEHSQGSTTVMAIANLAMATGNIGRPGVGVNPLRGQNNVQGSCDMGSFPHELPGYRHISDDATRETFEKLWGVTLNNEPGLRIPNMLDAAVEGTFKGLYVQGEDILQSDPDTKHVSAGLAAMECVVVHDLFLNETANYAHVFLPGSTFLEKDGTFTNAERRINRVRKVMSPKNGYSDWEVTQKMAEAMGLGWNYSHPSEIMAEIAATTPSFAGVSYEMLEEKGSVQWPCNEKHPEGSPIMHVDGFVRGKGKFIRTEYVATDERTGPRFPLLLTTGRILSQYNVGAQTRRTENTVWHGEDRLEIHPHDAEQRGIKEGDWIKLASRSGDTTLRALITDRVAPGVVYTTFHHPDTQANVITTDYSDWATNCPEYKVTAVQVSPSNGPTEWQRDYDELSRQSRRISGKLEAAE from the coding sequence ATGTCTCTGATCCATGAAATTGACTACGGCACCCCGGCTTCGCTTTCCACCGAAACTGTGACGCTGACCATTGATGGTCGTGAGGTGACGGTGGCGGCAGGCACGTCGATCATGCGGGCCTCGATGGAGGCTGGCATTCAGGTGCCGAAGCTGTGCGCCACCGACATGGTGGATGCCTTTGGTTCCTGTCGGCTCTGTCTGGTGGAGGTCGAGGGCCGCAATGGCACCCCGGCCTCCTGCACCACGCCCTGCGCGCCCGGTATCGTCGTTCACACCCAGACGGAGCGGCTTAAAGCCATCCGCAAGGGGGTGATGGAGCTTTATATCTCCGACCATCCCCTGGACTGTCTGACCTGTGCAGCCAATGGCGATTGCGAATTGCAGGACATGGCAGGGGCCGTGGGCCTGCGCGATGTTCGCTACGGCTATGAAGGTGACAACCACGTCAAGACCCGGGCCGGTGACGGCTTGAATGCCCGCTACATGCCGAAGGATGAAAGCAATCCTTATTTCACCTATGATCCCTCCAAATGCATTGTCTGTTCGCGGTGTGTGCGGGCCTGCGAGGAAGTGCAGGGTACGTTTGCGCTGACCATTGAGGGTCGTGGTTTTGACAGCCGGGTGTCGCCCGGCGCCCATGAGGCATTTCTGGAATCGGAATGCGTGTCCTGCGGGGCCTGCGTGCAGGCCTGTCCAACCGCGACACTGACGGAAAAATCCGTCATCGCCATTGGCCAGCCGGAGCACTCGCTGGTGACGACCTGCGCCTATTGCGGCGTCGGCTGTTCCTTCAAAGCCGAAATGCGGGGCGAAGAACTGGTGCGCATGGTGCCGTGGAAAGACGGCAAGGCCAATCGCGGCCATTCCTGCGTCAAGGGCCGGTTTGCCTATGGCTATGCCAGCCACAAGGATCGCATCCTCAATCCGATGGTGCGTGAGAAAATTACCGATCCCTGGCGGGAAGTGAGCTGGGAGGAGGCCTTTGCCCATGTGGCCTCCGAGTTCAAGCGGTTGCAATATCAATATGGCCGCGATTCCATCGGCGGCATTACCTCCTCGCGCTGTACCAATGAAGAAACCTATCTGGTGCAGAAGCTGATCCGCGCTGGCTTTGGCAATAACAATGTCGATACCTGCGCCCGCGTCTGTCATTCACCGACCGGTTATGGTCTTGGCCAAGCCTTCGGGACGTCGGCGGGTACGCAGGATTTCGACAGTGTCGAGCATTCCGATGTGGTGCTCGTGATCGGTGCCAATCCGACCGATGGTCATCCGGTGTTTGGGTCGCGGCTGAAGAAACGGCTGCGGAAGGGCGCGAAGCTGATCGTTATCGATCCGCGCCGCATCGATCTGGTCAAGACGCCGCATGTCGAGGCGGCTTTCCATCTGCCGCTGAAGCCCGGCACCAATGTTGCCGTTCTGACGGCGCTGGCCCATGTGATTGTCACTGAAGGTCTGGCCAACGAAGCCTTTATCCGCGAGCGTTGCGACTGGTCGGAATTTGAGGATTGGGCGGCTTTTGTGGCCGAACCTCAGCATAGCCCGGAAGCAACTGAGGCGTTTACCGGCGTTCCCGCTGCCCATCTGCGCGGGGCGGCAAGGCTTTATGCCACCGGCGGCAATGGGGCGATCTATTACGGGCTCGGCGTTACCGAACATAGCCAAGGCTCGACCACTGTTATGGCGATTGCCAATCTGGCCATGGCGACCGGCAATATCGGCCGTCCTGGTGTCGGGGTGAACCCGTTGCGTGGACAGAATAATGTGCAGGGCTCCTGCGACATGGGCTCTTTCCCCCATGAGCTGCCGGGCTATCGGCATATTTCCGACGATGCTACCCGCGAGACCTTCGAGAAGCTCTGGGGTGTGACGCTGAACAACGAGCCGGGCCTGCGCATTCCCAATATGCTGGATGCGGCGGTGGAAGGCACGTTCAAGGGGCTTTACGTCCAGGGTGAGGATATCTTGCAATCCGACCCGGATACCAAGCATGTTTCGGCAGGACTGGCGGCGATGGAATGCGTTGTTGTCCACGATCTGTTTTTGAATGAGACCGCCAATTACGCCCATGTCTTCCTGCCGGGCTCGACCTTCCTGGAAAAGGACGGCACATTTACCAATGCCGAGCGACGCATCAACCGGGTGCGCAAGGTGATGAGCCCGAAGAATGGCTATAGCGATTGGGAAGTGACCCAGAAAATGGCTGAGGCCATGGGTCTAGGCTGGAATTACAGCCATCCGTCCGAGATCATGGCGGAAATCGCTGCGACGACGCCAAGCTTCGCCGGTGTTTCCTATGAGATGCTGGAGGAAAAGGGGTCGGTGCAATGGCCGTGCAATGAAAAGCACCCAGAAGGTTCGCCGATCATGCATGTCGATGGCTTCGTGCGCGGCAAGGGTAAGTTTATCCGCACCGAATATGTGGCGACGGACGAGCGGACCGGCCCGCGTTTCCCGCTGCTGCTGACCACCGGTCGCATTCTGTCGCAGTATAATGTCGGCGCGCAGACGCGGCGCACCGAAAATACCGTCTGGCATGGCGAAGACCGGCTGGAAATCCATCCGCATGATGCCGAACAGCGCGGTATCAAGGAAGGAGACTGGATCAAGCTGGCCAGCCGCTCCGGTGATACAACGCTACGGGCATTGATCACTGATCGCGTCGCGCCGGGCGTGGTCTATACCACCTTCCACCACCCGGATACGCAGGCCAATGTCATCACGACAGACTATTCCGATTGGGCGACCAATTGCCCCGAATATAAGGTGACCGCAGTGCAGGTTTCGCCCTCAAACGGTCCGACGGAATGGCAGCGGGACTATGATGAACTGTCGCGCCAGTCCCGCCGGATTTCCGGCAAGCTGGAAGCGGCGGAATAG
- a CDS encoding OFA family MFS transporter, whose amino-acid sequence MAVTNAPGTALSSSAGLLDRERIIAKPGFNRWLVPPAALAIHLCIGMAYGFSVFWLPLSKALGTTVPASCAGLSLVGALFTTECNWRVADLGWIYTLFFVLLGCSAALWGGWLERVGPRRAGFVSACCWCGGILVAALGVFTHQLWLMWIGAGVIGGIGLGLGYISPVSTLIKWFPDRRGMATGMAIMGFGGGAMIGAPLANLLMGVFRSDAGPGVWQTFVVMAAIYFVFMMGGAFGYRIPPAGWRPEGWTPPVAKSSMITHRHVHLRDAHKTPQFWLIWAVLCLNVSAGIGVIGMASPMLQEIFAGSLIGLPDLTFSQLDTAQKAQIAAIAAGFTGLLSLFNIGGRFFWASMSDKIGRKNTYYCFFLLGILLYALAPTLAGLGSRALFVLAFGVILSMYGGGFATIPAYLADIFGTQFVGAIHGRLLTAWATAGIVGPVVVNYIREAQIAAGISPGPALYTGTMYILAGMLALGLVANALIRPLPEKWFMSDDEVAALQAKTAAASAGPTGSFGIGKGGFDAKAALAWAVVGIPLLWGVWVTLRSTLVLFG is encoded by the coding sequence ATGGCAGTTACGAATGCGCCGGGGACAGCGCTGTCATCATCTGCCGGTTTGCTTGATCGGGAACGGATCATCGCAAAACCGGGTTTTAATCGCTGGCTGGTGCCACCAGCAGCGCTTGCCATTCATCTTTGCATCGGCATGGCCTATGGTTTTAGCGTCTTCTGGCTGCCGCTCAGTAAGGCATTGGGCACCACGGTGCCTGCAAGCTGCGCTGGTCTGTCACTTGTCGGCGCGCTGTTCACCACCGAATGCAATTGGCGCGTCGCCGATCTCGGCTGGATCTACACATTGTTCTTCGTGCTGCTCGGCTGTTCCGCAGCGCTTTGGGGTGGATGGCTGGAGCGGGTTGGCCCGCGCCGTGCCGGGTTTGTTTCGGCCTGCTGCTGGTGCGGCGGCATTCTCGTCGCGGCGCTGGGCGTTTTCACCCATCAACTGTGGCTGATGTGGATCGGCGCGGGCGTGATCGGCGGCATCGGGCTTGGCCTCGGCTATATTTCTCCGGTGTCTACGTTGATCAAATGGTTTCCAGACCGGCGCGGCATGGCGACCGGCATGGCAATCATGGGCTTTGGCGGCGGGGCGATGATCGGTGCGCCGCTCGCCAACCTTCTGATGGGCGTGTTCCGTTCCGATGCCGGGCCGGGCGTCTGGCAGACGTTCGTGGTTATGGCTGCCATCTATTTCGTCTTCATGATGGGCGGCGCTTTCGGCTACCGCATTCCGCCGGCAGGCTGGCGTCCAGAAGGCTGGACCCCGCCTGTTGCCAAGAGCAGCATGATTACCCATCGCCACGTGCATCTGCGTGATGCTCACAAAACCCCGCAATTCTGGCTGATCTGGGCTGTGCTCTGCCTGAATGTCTCGGCGGGTATCGGAGTGATCGGCATGGCCTCGCCCATGCTTCAGGAAATTTTTGCCGGCTCACTGATCGGTCTGCCGGACCTGACATTCTCGCAATTGGACACCGCGCAAAAGGCGCAGATCGCCGCCATTGCTGCCGGATTTACCGGATTGTTGTCGCTGTTCAACATTGGCGGACGGTTTTTCTGGGCGTCGATGTCGGACAAGATCGGGCGCAAGAACACCTATTACTGTTTTTTCCTGCTCGGCATTCTGCTGTATGCGCTGGCACCGACTTTGGCGGGCCTGGGCTCCAGGGCGCTGTTCGTTCTGGCCTTTGGCGTCATTTTGTCGATGTATGGCGGCGGTTTTGCCACCATTCCGGCCTATCTCGCCGATATCTTCGGAACGCAATTCGTGGGCGCCATTCATGGCCGATTGCTGACCGCCTGGGCAACGGCGGGCATCGTCGGTCCTGTCGTGGTCAATTATATCCGCGAGGCCCAGATTGCTGCCGGGATTTCTCCCGGTCCCGCACTTTATACCGGCACGATGTATATCCTGGCCGGCATGCTGGCGCTCGGCCTTGTCGCCAATGCCTTGATCCGTCCACTGCCGGAGAAATGGTTCATGTCGGATGACGAGGTTGCCGCCCTTCAGGCCAAGACTGCCGCCGCCAGTGCTGGCCCGACCGGCTCGTTCGGCATTGGCAAGGGCGGTTTCGACGCCAAGGCGGCGCTCGCCTGGGCCGTTGTCGGCATTCCCTTGCTCTGGGGTGTTTGGGTCACTCTGCGCAGCACGCTTGTGCTGTTTGGCTAA
- a CDS encoding formate dehydrogenase subunit delta, with translation MSHDHIAEKLIRMANQIAQFFNTQPEHERVQGVATHINKFWEPRMRRQFFEMIDTGRDGFDPLVIEAAKLIKRPVDNSAEAFGMAGRGTA, from the coding sequence ATGTCGCATGACCATATTGCTGAAAAACTGATCCGCATGGCAAACCAGATCGCTCAATTCTTCAACACGCAGCCGGAGCATGAGCGGGTGCAAGGCGTGGCAACCCATATCAACAAGTTCTGGGAACCGCGCATGCGCCGTCAGTTTTTCGAGATGATCGATACCGGTCGAGATGGATTTGACCCGCTGGTGATCGAGGCGGCGAAACTGATCAAGCGTCCAGTGGATAATAGTGCCGAGGCCTTTGGCATGGCGGGGCGCGGCACAGCTTGA
- a CDS encoding chemotaxis protein CheW, producing the protein MATPITPTSFGGENLEIIAFRLHDQEFCVKTTTIREIRGWAPSTPIPHAPADVIGVMNLRGSVIPIIDLAYKLGMKSTVANERSAIVVAEVHNMVIGMLVDRVSDILTIPSSQVQPVPEVSASFDKTFSEGIIANENGMICFLNLSKMFKGSELEELAA; encoded by the coding sequence ATGGCAACACCTATTACCCCTACCAGCTTCGGCGGTGAAAACCTCGAAATCATCGCTTTTCGCCTGCATGATCAGGAGTTCTGCGTCAAGACCACCACAATCCGGGAAATCCGCGGCTGGGCGCCTTCCACGCCCATTCCGCATGCACCGGCCGATGTGATCGGCGTGATGAACCTGCGCGGTTCGGTCATTCCGATCATTGATCTTGCCTACAAGCTCGGAATGAAGAGCACGGTTGCCAATGAGCGCTCCGCCATTGTTGTCGCTGAAGTGCACAATATGGTCATTGGCATGCTGGTGGACCGGGTGTCTGACATCCTGACCATCCCCTCCAGCCAGGTTCAGCCGGTTCCAGAAGTTTCGGCCTCTTTCGACAAGACGTTTTCCGAAGGCATCATCGCCAATGAAAACGGCATGATCTGCTTCCTGAACCTTTCCAAGATGTTCAAGGGCAGCGAGCTGGAAGAGCTTGCGGCCTGA
- the fdhD gene encoding formate dehydrogenase accessory sulfurtransferase FdhD, whose protein sequence is MKTTCLVPQVQYRQGMTKEAHRIVPEEVPVAFSYGGSTHAVMMATPADLEDFALGFSLAEGIITRLDEVLDIEPVEAGSGIDVQVTLLDTIADALITRRRRMAGPVGCGLCGIESIEQASRDVPIVTGGLTLTPADIREAIDALSRAQALNRQTHAVHGAGFFIPGEGLLAIREDVGRHNALDKLVGAVLKAGRRGEDGVVVVTSRLSVEMVQKAAMLGAPILLAISAPTALAIRTAQAAGMTLIGIARGDDFEVFTRPDRIISGVSADVA, encoded by the coding sequence ATGAAAACCACCTGTCTCGTGCCGCAGGTGCAGTATCGCCAAGGGATGACCAAGGAGGCCCACCGGATCGTGCCGGAGGAAGTGCCGGTGGCCTTTTCCTATGGCGGCTCTACCCACGCCGTGATGATGGCGACGCCCGCCGATCTCGAGGATTTTGCGCTGGGCTTTTCGCTGGCCGAGGGCATTATTACCCGGCTGGATGAGGTTCTCGATATTGAGCCGGTCGAGGCGGGAAGCGGCATTGATGTGCAGGTGACGCTGCTGGATACGATAGCGGACGCCCTGATTACCCGCCGCCGTCGTATGGCGGGGCCGGTTGGTTGCGGTCTCTGCGGCATTGAGTCAATCGAACAGGCCAGCCGGGATGTACCGATCGTCACCGGCGGATTGACGCTGACACCGGCGGATATCCGTGAGGCTATCGATGCGCTCAGCCGGGCGCAGGCGCTTAACCGGCAAACCCATGCGGTGCATGGGGCTGGTTTCTTCATTCCCGGCGAAGGCCTGTTGGCGATCCGGGAAGATGTGGGGCGTCACAATGCTCTTGATAAATTGGTCGGTGCGGTGTTGAAGGCCGGACGCCGGGGCGAAGACGGCGTGGTGGTCGTCACCAGCCGGTTGTCGGTGGAGATGGTGCAGAAGGCGGCCATGCTGGGTGCGCCGATTCTATTGGCGATTTCCGCGCCAACCGCTCTTGCCATCCGCACCGCGCAGGCGGCGGGCATGACCCTGATCGGCATTGCCCGTGGCGATGATTTTGAAGTGTTCACTCGTCCTGACCGCATAATATCCGGGGTTTCCGCCGATGTCGCATGA
- a CDS encoding PAS domain-containing methyl-accepting chemotaxis protein, whose amino-acid sequence MLGFGSDAENILSALAKSQAVIEFDLEGTIITANDVFCRLMGYRPEELKGRKHALFCDPSYVSSAQYKAFWQKLSGGQSETATFKRINKAGQEVWINGSYNPVCNSRGKPYKVVKIAADVTTAQLQTLEDRGKMAAISRAQAVIEFTKTGEIISANENFLRVLGYSLAEIQGKHHSMFCEPSYTASRDYKLFWEKLSNGEFIAEEFKRIGKGGKVAWIQASYNPIFDADGKVIKVVKFATDVTDRVRCVQEIGHALQALSDGDLTVSLERPFVSGLDQIRLDLNNAMEKLTTAMRTVAMNANAIAAGTNQIKSASDDLSRRTEQQAASVEETAAALEEVTQTVTDSAKRAAEAANLVARTKAQAEASSQVVRNAIDAMGQIENSSNEISNIIGVIDDIAFQTNLLALNAGVEAARAGEAGKGFAVVAQEVRELAQRSAKAAKEIKLLITTSSNQVETGVSLVGETGKALTTILAEVQEVNRNIGAIVEATREQATGLREINKAVNTMDQNTQQNAAMVEESSAASHGLAQQTENLRNLLEQFRFEKHSSARMSHDKYAA is encoded by the coding sequence ATGCTGGGTTTCGGTTCAGATGCAGAAAACATTCTGTCGGCGCTTGCAAAATCTCAGGCCGTCATTGAGTTCGATCTCGAAGGCACGATTATCACCGCCAACGACGTGTTCTGTCGGTTGATGGGATATCGGCCTGAAGAACTCAAAGGGCGCAAGCACGCGCTGTTTTGTGATCCTTCCTATGTGTCCTCTGCGCAATATAAGGCCTTCTGGCAAAAGCTGTCAGGCGGGCAATCCGAAACGGCCACCTTCAAGCGGATCAACAAGGCAGGCCAGGAGGTCTGGATCAACGGCTCCTATAATCCCGTCTGCAACAGCCGAGGCAAGCCCTACAAGGTGGTAAAGATCGCAGCCGATGTCACCACCGCACAGTTGCAGACCCTCGAAGACCGCGGCAAGATGGCCGCGATTTCACGCGCTCAGGCAGTCATTGAATTTACCAAGACCGGAGAGATTATTTCTGCCAACGAAAACTTCCTGAGAGTGCTGGGATATAGCTTGGCGGAAATCCAGGGCAAGCATCATTCGATGTTCTGCGAACCCTCCTACACCGCGAGCCGAGACTACAAACTATTCTGGGAAAAACTCAGCAATGGCGAGTTCATCGCAGAAGAGTTCAAGCGCATCGGCAAGGGCGGTAAAGTGGCATGGATTCAAGCCTCTTATAACCCGATCTTCGATGCCGACGGCAAGGTGATCAAAGTGGTGAAATTCGCCACCGATGTCACTGACCGGGTGCGGTGCGTACAGGAAATCGGGCACGCTTTGCAGGCTCTTTCGGATGGCGACCTGACAGTGTCGCTGGAGCGGCCTTTTGTTTCTGGCCTCGACCAGATTCGGCTGGACCTGAACAATGCCATGGAAAAACTGACAACCGCGATGCGAACCGTGGCCATGAACGCCAATGCAATCGCCGCTGGAACCAACCAGATCAAATCCGCTTCTGACGATCTTTCCCGCCGCACCGAGCAGCAGGCTGCCTCTGTCGAGGAAACCGCCGCAGCCCTTGAAGAAGTAACCCAGACGGTCACCGACAGCGCAAAACGGGCCGCCGAAGCCGCCAATCTCGTTGCTCGCACAAAAGCCCAGGCCGAAGCCTCAAGCCAGGTGGTTCGCAACGCCATTGACGCCATGGGCCAGATTGAAAACTCCTCCAATGAGATTTCAAACATCATCGGCGTGATTGACGATATCGCCTTCCAGACCAACCTGCTGGCGCTGAATGCCGGAGTTGAAGCCGCCCGCGCCGGCGAGGCCGGGAAGGGTTTTGCCGTCGTTGCCCAGGAAGTACGCGAACTGGCGCAACGCTCTGCCAAGGCCGCCAAGGAAATCAAACTTCTGATCACCACGTCAAGCAACCAAGTCGAAACCGGCGTATCGCTGGTGGGCGAAACCGGCAAGGCGCTGACAACGATCCTGGCGGAAGTTCAGGAGGTCAACCGTAATATCGGCGCCATTGTCGAGGCCACTCGGGAACAGGCAACCGGCCTTAGAGAAATCAACAAGGCCGTCAACACCATGGACCAGAATACCCAGCAGAATGCCGCCATGGTGGAAGAAAGCTCGGCGGCGAGCCATGGCCTTGCCCAACAAACCGAAAACCTGCGCAACCTGCTCGAACAATTTAGATTTGAGAAACATTCTTCCGCTAGGATGAGCCATGACAAATATGCGGCTTAG